The DNA region TAACAGAAATATACTTCCCACAATAGATTgcttgtatcaattttggcttTCCAAACTCTATTAATACCAAGTAATGAGTCTTCGTTTAAGCATTTATTTTGAGCAATTCTTTGAATTCTTTTTAATGCtgtttaaaaacataaaaatgcaGATTTCTTTTTGTACACCGGTAAACAGATATCAAAAATTAGATTGGTTTCAATAATAACccaattttgaagaaaaaaatcctaCTTTCAGAACCAAAGAGTTTGTCGTGGGCAGCCATGGCTGGGAAGAAAGCTAACAACAGCACAGGTTCATCATCAGCAGTCCCCCCATCCATGCCTCCAGCCCCTGCTGTTGGATTTAAATCCCCACCCACCCAAGGATTCCCAAAGATTGAGGCCAAGTCCGACCACAATGCTCCTAGCGGTGCTCCACAGCCACAGAGAGCCCCAAGGTATCCAGTTGATTGTGTTTGGAATAGTGTTCTATCAATATCTAATAAGAAAGGAAACCAATTCTAATAACGTATATGCTTCTTTCTTCACAATTTTAGAAAGAGAAAGATCAGGGTTCAGGATCATGAAAGAATTTGACTGAAGCTTTGACTTAGCCAATCATAAATGATGTAATTGTTTTTGTAATGTCATATTTGATTGACAAAGTCTAAATTTAAGACAGTTTGAATTTAAGTCTTTTTTATGATCCTTAGGCCTGCATATCTGTGTTATTTATGTTGTCTAAACTACATATACTAGTATATAACTGCCAATCATGTTGCtcgaatatatatttttagaatCTGAAAAATGATGAGAATATGAATAATACCTGTTCATCATTAATACTGAAAAGTAATGTAAATTGGTCTCCATTTAGCTCATATTTCTACAATACAGATAAAGTAACATATTTCTACACaccaaaatgattttttcatgaGGCTGTAAAAGTTAAATACAGAATAATTTAATTGCTATattctttcaaaaaaaaaaggCAACAACGTGGTTTCCGTGATCGAGACCGTGGTGGTTATGGGCGTGGTGAAGGTGAAGGGGATGCTGACAGTCAGGGTGGCCGAAGAGGACCCATGGGTGCTTCACGATTCCCAGACAGTCATCAGTTGTTTGTTGGAAATCTGCCTCAAAATGTCACAGAGAAGGTTTTGATGGAATTCTTTACAAGTTAGTATTTCTGTAGTTTTTCACTTGTGTTGCACCGGCTTGAAATTTTCATATTCAATTGTACAAAGAAAACAACTGTGTTCAAACTTCTTAGCCACAAAATGTTTCTGATTTGTTTATTAATTACATGAACCACAGAATCGTCACTCCTGAAGTAGTGGGGTGGTTGAAGTATCAACACTCTACCCTTTAACTTAGTAGCTAACAAATACCCTCTGTCTCTGGGTCACAGATTAGAGACCATTGTAGGGCAGGTACCATTCTCACTAGGATATTCAACTTAATAAACCAAAACAAGTTTCAGAACTTGGTACTTCCATAAATGACAGTTATGATATTAGCAGATTCATGTATGATTTGCTCTGAAAATGTATAGCCATTGAATATTAACCATTTTTTACCAGAAAGAGAAAATATtaagtttttaatgttttttaaaatgattaatctaataatatttttatttttcagaatatGGCAATGTTGTGGAATCCAGAATAAATACTAAAAGCACTGGCGGGAAATTGCCGGTAAGCATTCAGATTTTGATTGTATTAAGACCTCACTTTTACTATTATGGCTGACAATATGAACTGTGGTCGCAGATACCAAATACTCTGGTACAAATTTATCTAAGTTTCCACCTGGTATATTTTTTCCTACCAAAATTTTACAAGGAAGTATCAACACTACCCTTTAACTTAGTAGCTAACAAATACCCTCTGTCTCTGGGTCACAGATTAGAGACCATTGTAGGGCAGGTACCATTCTCACTAGGATATTCAACTTAATAAACCAAAACAAGTTTCAGAACTTGGTACTTCCATAAATGACATTTATGATATTAGCAGATTCATGTATGATTTGCTCTGAAAATGTATAGCCATTGAATATTAACCATTTTTTACcagaaagagaaaaaatattaagtttttaatgttttttaaaatgattaatctaataatatttttatttttcagaatatGGCAATGTTGTGGAATCCAGAATAAATACTAAAAGCACTGGCGGGAAATTGCCGGTAAGCATTCAGATTTTGATTGTATTAAGACCTCACTTTTACTATTATGGCTGACAATATGAACTGTGGTCGCAGATACCAAATACTCTGGTACAAATTTATCTAAGTTTCCACCTGGTATATTTTTTCCTACCAAAATTTTACAAGTCTTCATACACATGTTAACAACTGTTTTGTGAGTATTATTTTTGCTTCTGTTCCAGAATTTTGGTTTTGTTGTGTTTGACAATGCAGAGCCTGTTAAAGATATCCTCAATCAGAAGGTAAGGTGGTGTTTTGCTTTGTAAATTCATATAATTGTGTCTATCTGTAGCTTaattaaatgtgaaaatatgGAAATAATTGATAATGAATAATAATTCAGGCCATAGATACttaaatacattattgatatgaTCAGACCAGACATTGTCTTATCAACCTATATAGGCATGCAAAATAAATGGTCActtgattttaaattttatatgtttGCTCTCTTGTtctgtataaaaaaatgtgtgttaTTTTGGTTAAACTGAATCATCTTTTCTTGTGCATCATCTTTGAATTATGTTGTGTTGTTTCTATCAGCCGATCAAGTACGAAAACCATCGCCTGAACGTTGAGGAAAAGAAGGCTCGTGGTGAAGGTGGTCGACAGGGAGGCCGAGGAGGAATGCGTGGTGGCATGTCAGGCCAAGGACGCGGAATGGGAGTAGGCATGGGTGGCAGAGGTGGTTCCCGTGGTGGAGGCGGTGGCGGCATGGGTGGTACCAGGCCAGACAGAGGCAGCGTTGGTGGTGGCCGTGGAGGCGGAGGTGGCGGCATGATGACTGGGTCAAGACATTGAGTCAAGTGTCTGTCCAGTTGGTGCTTCTAGAAAGTATGCAATTCTGGCATCAAATCAGTTATAACAGGTCTAACCTTGTAGGGATTTAGTATTAAACAACTATCCCAGTATCTGTACAGTGCCATCaaacattttgtatgtacaGTAACTGATTGATCAAAACGTTGGatggattttaatttttatttcatgtaaagGAGTGTGAGGACGTACACTGAATGTAACATCTATTGACCAGCTGACACTGACCATGTTGAATGGGCTGGGGTTCCCATGACCTTAATTTTACGCGCTCTCAAAACTCTTTTATGTGAAACAAAGAATTAAGTCGAATCATTCCTACATAAGAATGGTCTCATTGTTGCCGATTTTCTGACATTATGTGTTtgttgtaaataaatgtaaaatgcaGCATCTTTGTGCAGAACGGGTctcaatcggtcaacaatggtaatgtatataaaaaattaatacattgtatacaacaGTTTGAATAACGGAATTGCATATTTTCTGTAAAAAGAGTACTTTTTGCATTTTTCCTACTACTTCATGTTTATGTGAAACATATTGGATATGCCTTATGTCGTGGTTCCATCAAGGCATTGATGTTTTCATCGTCAGAAATCAAACGACGCAAGGCAGATACGAAAGATCTCCCATTTTCAAATGTTATATGAAAGTGATTTTTTATATTGGTCGCatatatttcttaatttatttcccccattttttttttttttattttgtccctCCCTCAGA from Argopecten irradians isolate NY chromosome 5, Ai_NY, whole genome shotgun sequence includes:
- the LOC138323544 gene encoding ras GTPase-activating protein-binding protein 2-like isoform X2 yields the protein MVMETPSPQCVGREFVRQYYTLLHEAPLHLHRFYSHNSSFVHGGVEKPGEEQPPVMGQVDIHKKIMSLNFRDCHAKIRQVDSQATVGNAVVVQVTGELSNNGQPMRRFMQTFVLAPQSPKKYYVHNDIFRYQDEVFHDNDTDTENQDEDSDVENVDSNPSSVQEVVPDQGIATYYSEPPSALSNGTAHLEERVDSVSQKSEEEEEELKQEQEAELPEDIYQEKGEEQTPVEPEPQEPEEPAHLETQFTEEPKSLSWAAMAGKKANNSTGSSSAVPPSMPPAPAVGFKSPPTQGFPKIEAKSDHNAPSGAPQPQRAPRQQRGFRDRDRGGYGRGEGEGDADSQGGRRGPMGASRFPDSHQLFVGNLPQNVTEKVLMEFFTKYGNVVESRINTKSTGGKLPNFGFVVFDNAEPVKDILNQKPIKYENHRLNVEEKKARGEGGRQGGRGGMRGGMSGQGRGMGVGMGGRGGSRGGGGGGMGGTRPDRGSVGGGRGGGGGGMMTGSRH